In Thermosulfurimonas sp. F29, the sequence GATTACAAACGGGTCAAAAGATTCCTCATCAGGGACGAGGAACTACCGAAGACCTCCACCCGCAAGATAAAGAGACACCTGGTCGTCCCCAGGCTCATCGCCGATCTCCGAAAGTAATTCCCCCCGTTCGGGTTGACCGGCGGGGGGTTTTGCCCTAGATTAGAGGCGATTTTCCCAAAAAAAGCAGGGTCGGAGGTTTCGGGATGGGCAAGGAGTTTAATGTGGCGGTGGTGGGGGCCACCGGGGCCGTGGGGCGCATGATGATCAGGGTGCTCGAGGAGAGAAACTTCCCGGTAAAGAACCTCCGGCTTTTCGCCTCGGAGAGGTCCCGGGGCGTGAAGCTCAGGTTCCGGGGGGAGGAGATTCCGGTGGAGGTGCTCTCGGAGACCAGGAGTTTTTCCGGAATCGACATCGCCCTTTTTTCCGCCGGAGGGGCCCGCAGTCTGGAGTACGCTCCGAAGTTTGCCGCCGACGGGGCGGTGGTGGTGGACAACTCCAGCGCCTGGCGTATGGATCCTGAGGTGCCCCTGGTGGTGCCGGAGGTGAACCCCCACGCCGTGGCCGGCTACAAAAACAAGGGCATCATCGCCAATCCCAACTGTTCCACCATTCAGATGGTGGTCCCGCTCAAGCCCCTCCACGATTACGGGCGCATAAAGCGCATCGTGGTGGCCACCTATCAGGCGGTCTCGGGAGCCGGCCAGAAGGCCGTAGAGGAGCTTTCCGCTCAGGTACGGGCCTGGTGTGCCGGAGAGGAGATGCCCGATCCCAGGGCCTTTCCGCATCAGATCGCCTTCAACTGTCTGCCGCACATCGATGTCTTTCTTGAGAACGGTTACACCCGTGAAGAAATGAAGATGGTGAACGAGACCAAGAAGATCATGGAGGACGATAGCATCCGGGTCACCGCCACCACGGTGCGGGTGCCGGTCTTTTACGGGCACGCCGAGGCGGTGAACATTGAGACCGAGCGCAAGATCACCCCGGAGAAGGCCCGGGAGCTCCTTTCGAATTTCCCGGGGGTGGTGGTGATGGACGACCCGGGAAACCGGATCTATCCCCTTCAGATTCAGGCCGCCGGTCGTGACGAGGTCTTCGTGGGCCGCATCCGGGAGGACGAATCCATCGAGTGCGGACTCAACCTGTGGATCGTGGCCGACAACCTGCGCAAGGGGGCGGCCACCAACGCCGTCCAGATCGCTGAGATTCTTGTAAAGGACTATTTGTAATTTGGACCGTAACTTCGGGGGGCAACCCCCTCAACCCTTTATGCTCGAGGAGATCCTGGTGGAGGAGGGGGCCCTCGATTTCGGGCTCACCCGGGAGGTCCTCTCCCGGGCGGGGGATGTCCCGGTAAGGGTCATCCCCTCCTACAGGGATTATCCTTTTCCCTTTAGGCCCTGGCCCGCGCTCCTTTCCTGGGGAAAACGGAGGCTTTTTCTCGTGCCCTACGCGGGAAGGTTTTTCCGGAATTGTCCCGGGACCACCCGTTATCTCTGCTGCGGCTACCGGATCTTCCACTTCGGGGAGGGGTGTCCGCTGGACTGCTCCTACTGCATCCTCCAGGCCTACTTCAACCGGCCGGGGCTCAAGCTCTGGGCCAACCTCTGGGAGGAGGGCTGGCCGGAACTTGAGGCCGCCCTTAACGAGGCCCGCAGAGACAACCGCATTCTCCGGATTGGGACCGGGGAGTTCGCCGACAGCCTGGCCCTGGAGCACCTCTGCGGGGTGGCCGAGGAGTTGATCCGCCGCTGGGTCGAGCTTCCCGCCCCCGCGGTGCTGGAGTTGAAGACCAAGGTGGCCCTGCGGGAGGACTGGTTGCGGAGGCTTCCGGCGGACCCCCGCATCGTCTTCGCATGGTCTTTAAACGCCCGGACTATCACCCGGAAGGAGGAAAGGGGCTCGGCCTCCCTTGAGGAGCGACTTTCGTCCGCGGCCCGCGCCGCTCGTTCGGGGTTCTCCGTGGCCTTCCACTTCGACCCCGTAATCCTCTTTCCCGAAACCCTGGAGGCCTACCTGGAGGTGGTGGACCGGATCTTTGCCACCGTCCCCGCGGAGCGCATCGTCTGGATCAGCCTGGGGGCCCTGCGTTTCATGCCGGATCTCAAGGAGGTGGCCGAGGAACGCCTCCCCGAAACCAGGATCTTCACCGGAGAGTTCGTGACCGGGCTTGACGGCAAACGCCGCTACTTCCGCCCCCTTCGCACGGAGGCCTTCCGCCGCCTCTGTCGGCGCATCCGCGAACACGCCCCGGAGGTCTGCGTCTACCTCTGCATGGAAAGCCCGGAGGTCTGGCGCGAGGCCCTGGGGTTTGTCCCCGCGGAACGGGGCGGCCTTCCCCGGATGCTCGACGAGGCCGCCCGAAGGGTGTGCGGACTTTAATCCCCCTCGGGAAGTCCGGCGTAAAGTTCCGAAAGGGAAAACTCGATCCCGAGACACTCGAGTCGCACCCGGTCCTCCGGACGGGTATAGACCTCCTCCTCCCATTCCCGCGAGCGTCGGAAGAACATCGCCTCGGGCCGATCCTGGGAGAGGATGAGATATTCTTTAAGACTGGGGATCTGAACATAGACGAAGAACTTTTCGAAACGATCAATGCGAGCCGTAGAGGGAGAGGTGACCTCCACGATGAGGCAGGGACTTTCCACAAAAAGCGGATCCCTATCCTCGGGATCACAGGCCACCACCAGGTCCGGATAATAGAAAAAGTCCCGATCCCTGAGCCGTACACGGAGTTTGACATCCGCTACGAAAACTTGACAGTTCTTTCTTTCCGCGGTTGGCCACAACAGATGGGCCAGCTTGACCGTGAGAAGATTGTGTCTCTTGGAGACCCCGGACATGGCGTACACATATCCGGCCACATACTCGTGTTTGACCTCCGAGGCCTCCTCGAAACGCAGATATTCCTCTACGGAGACCGGCCCGAAAACTCCCTCCCCTTTTCCTTCTATTTCCGGGACGACGCGCCGGGCCGCCTCCACCCCTTCCCTCCGAGATCGTTTCTCTCTTTCATGTTATCATAGTCCCCACTATGGCCAAAACCCTGATCCTGATACTCCTCTCTCTTTTGTTGTGCTCTTTTTCGGCCGGGGCCTCCTGCCGGAGGTGCCACCGGCTGGAGCTTGACCGGAACCACTCCTTCCCCTGCACCAGGTGTCACGCCGGGAACCCGAAGGGAAAGACCGCGGAGGAGGCCCATCGGGGGCTGGTTTTGCGTCCGGCCCATCCCCGAAACTGGCGTAAGGCCTGTGGCCCCTGCCACGCAAAGGAGATCCGAATCCTTATCCGGGCCTCTCATTACACTCTGGCTCCGGCGGTAAACGCCGTGCTTTCCGCCTTCGGCCTCCCGCGGGTGAGGTCCCTCCTGGAGATTCCCGCACCGAAGAGCATAACCACCAGGGCCGACCTGGTTTACGACCTCCTGCGCCGCCGTTGCCTCAAGTGTCACCTCTTTTACCCCGGGGAGGACTATCCCGAGGCCCGTCGGGGCACGGGATGCGCCGCCTGTCACCTGCCCTATGCCGGGGGAAAACTCGCGGATCACCGGTTTCAGAAACCCTCCTCCCGTAACTGTCTGCACTGCCACTACGGCAATCGCATCGGATGGGACTACTACGGTTTCTTCGCCCACGATCTTCCCTACGCCTTTCGCACCCCCCTGGTGGAGGGAGAATTTCCCGCC encodes:
- a CDS encoding aspartate-semialdehyde dehydrogenase, which codes for MGKEFNVAVVGATGAVGRMMIRVLEERNFPVKNLRLFASERSRGVKLRFRGEEIPVEVLSETRSFSGIDIALFSAGGARSLEYAPKFAADGAVVVDNSSAWRMDPEVPLVVPEVNPHAVAGYKNKGIIANPNCSTIQMVVPLKPLHDYGRIKRIVVATYQAVSGAGQKAVEELSAQVRAWCAGEEMPDPRAFPHQIAFNCLPHIDVFLENGYTREEMKMVNETKKIMEDDSIRVTATTVRVPVFYGHAEAVNIETERKITPEKARELLSNFPGVVVMDDPGNRIYPLQIQAAGRDEVFVGRIREDESIECGLNLWIVADNLRKGAATNAVQIAEILVKDYL
- a CDS encoding radical SAM protein — encoded protein: MEEGALDFGLTREVLSRAGDVPVRVIPSYRDYPFPFRPWPALLSWGKRRLFLVPYAGRFFRNCPGTTRYLCCGYRIFHFGEGCPLDCSYCILQAYFNRPGLKLWANLWEEGWPELEAALNEARRDNRILRIGTGEFADSLALEHLCGVAEELIRRWVELPAPAVLELKTKVALREDWLRRLPADPRIVFAWSLNARTITRKEERGSASLEERLSSAARAARSGFSVAFHFDPVILFPETLEAYLEVVDRIFATVPAERIVWISLGALRFMPDLKEVAEERLPETRIFTGEFVTGLDGKRRYFRPLRTEAFRRLCRRIREHAPEVCVYLCMESPEVWREALGFVPAERGGLPRMLDEAARRVCGL
- a CDS encoding Uma2 family endonuclease, with amino-acid sequence MEAARRVVPEIEGKGEGVFGPVSVEEYLRFEEASEVKHEYVAGYVYAMSGVSKRHNLLTVKLAHLLWPTAERKNCQVFVADVKLRVRLRDRDFFYYPDLVVACDPEDRDPLFVESPCLIVEVTSPSTARIDRFEKFFVYVQIPSLKEYLILSQDRPEAMFFRRSREWEEEVYTRPEDRVRLECLGIEFSLSELYAGLPEGD
- a CDS encoding cytochrome c3 family protein, encoding MAKTLILILLSLLLCSFSAGASCRRCHRLELDRNHSFPCTRCHAGNPKGKTAEEAHRGLVLRPAHPRNWRKACGPCHAKEIRILIRASHYTLAPAVNAVLSAFGLPRVRSLLEIPAPKSITTRADLVYDLLRRRCLKCHLFYPGEDYPEARRGTGCAACHLPYAGGKLADHRFQKPSSRNCLHCHYGNRIGWDYYGFFAHDLPYAFRTPLVEGEFPARPWGIEFHEMTPDVHARKGLTCVDCHGRAELMEGKPGKSCLACHRKVKGRRPFHTERVLARVRCIACHAVWMARDEGLYLTLYENPDWDEWQELFVQQDAEIEAQFREFFRGKTPKGIMTDRLTGKPRRGVWFLTLERRRFERVTLGRDREGRVSPVRPVLDLHLSYVNAADEVVVEDWHPAGSVERPVSPHTVGPGDTLRSLEILKRLGLLP